The Brachybacterium huguangmaarense genome contains a region encoding:
- a CDS encoding phosphoketolase family protein — translation MSSTSTSPTPVAPWPDGAATPLGEEQAALMDQWWRAANYLSVGQIYLKDNPLLREPLQREHIKARLLGHWGTTPGLNFLYAHANRAITDRGLHAMFVTGPGHGGPGLVASTYLEGTYSEIYPNVSEDLHGLKRLFTQFSFPGGIPSHVAPETPGSIHEGGELGYALSHAYGAMFDNPEQIAFTVVGDGEAESGPLATSWHSNKFLNPHTDGVVLPILHLNGYKIANPTVLARIGDEQLGDLMRGYGHEPIFFTAGFDDEDRVSVHQRFAAVLDEALDAIADIKRRAAEAAEAGERIERPAWPMIVFRTPKGWTGPKEIDGKKAEGSWRSHQVPLANARDTDEHLHDLDQWLRSYRPEELFDEDGRIRPEIRGLAPAPELRMSANPSTNGGEVLTALRLPDFRDYAVDVPSPGGSVSEPTRVLGTWLRDVITDNPHNFRIFGPDETASNRLQAVYDVTAKQWNAEYVPDDADDPMAPEGRVMEMLSEHQCEGWLEGYLLTGRHGLFNSYEAFIHIIDSMVNQHAKWLKVTNEIEWRRPIASLNYLLSSHVWRQDHNGFSHQDPGFIDHMVNKKAEIVRVYLPPDANTLLSTFDHCLRSRQYVNVVVAGKQPNPNWLTMDEAVTHCTRGLGIWDWAGTEVEGTDPDVVLACAGDIPTIEVLAAAKILREEVPDLKVRVVNVVDLMRLQDETEHPHGLSQKAFEGIFGEDIPVVFAYHGYPWLIHRLAYRHDRHSRVHVRGYKEEGTTTTPFDMLMRNDTDRFHLVMDVIDRVDELGTRFASLRQRMEDERIRARAYAYAHGEDLPEVSQWQWDDNADLADPSAGTIASPATATTGGDNE, via the coding sequence ATGTCGTCCACGAGCACATCCCCCACTCCCGTCGCACCCTGGCCCGACGGGGCCGCCACTCCCCTCGGCGAGGAGCAGGCGGCCCTCATGGACCAGTGGTGGCGCGCCGCCAACTACCTGTCGGTCGGGCAGATCTACCTCAAGGACAACCCGTTGCTGCGCGAGCCGCTCCAGCGCGAGCACATCAAGGCGCGCCTGCTGGGCCACTGGGGCACGACGCCGGGGCTGAACTTCCTGTACGCCCACGCCAACCGCGCCATCACGGACCGCGGCCTGCACGCCATGTTCGTCACGGGGCCCGGGCACGGCGGCCCCGGCCTCGTCGCCTCGACCTACCTCGAGGGCACGTACTCGGAGATCTATCCGAACGTCTCGGAGGACCTGCACGGCCTGAAGCGCCTGTTCACCCAGTTCTCCTTCCCCGGCGGCATCCCCTCGCACGTCGCTCCCGAGACCCCCGGCTCGATCCACGAGGGCGGCGAGCTCGGCTACGCCCTCTCCCACGCCTACGGGGCGATGTTCGACAACCCCGAGCAGATCGCGTTCACGGTCGTCGGCGACGGCGAGGCCGAGAGCGGGCCGCTCGCCACGTCATGGCACTCCAACAAGTTCCTCAACCCGCACACCGACGGCGTCGTGCTGCCGATCCTGCACCTGAACGGCTACAAGATCGCCAACCCGACGGTGCTCGCCCGCATCGGCGACGAGCAGCTCGGCGACCTCATGCGCGGATACGGGCACGAGCCGATCTTCTTCACGGCCGGCTTCGACGACGAGGACCGGGTCTCGGTGCACCAGCGCTTCGCCGCGGTGCTCGACGAGGCCCTCGACGCGATCGCCGACATCAAGCGGCGGGCTGCCGAGGCCGCGGAGGCGGGCGAGAGGATCGAGCGCCCCGCCTGGCCGATGATCGTCTTCCGCACCCCCAAGGGCTGGACCGGTCCGAAGGAGATCGACGGCAAGAAGGCGGAGGGCTCGTGGCGCTCCCACCAGGTGCCGCTCGCCAACGCCCGCGACACCGACGAGCATCTGCACGACCTCGATCAATGGCTGCGGTCCTACCGGCCCGAGGAGCTGTTCGACGAGGACGGCAGGATCCGTCCGGAGATCCGCGGCCTCGCTCCCGCACCCGAGCTGCGGATGTCGGCCAACCCGTCGACCAACGGCGGCGAGGTGCTCACAGCGCTGCGCCTGCCCGACTTCCGCGACTACGCCGTCGACGTCCCCTCCCCCGGCGGGTCGGTCTCCGAGCCGACCCGCGTGCTCGGGACCTGGCTGCGGGACGTCATCACCGACAACCCGCACAACTTCCGCATCTTCGGGCCCGACGAGACGGCGTCCAACCGGCTCCAGGCCGTCTACGACGTGACGGCCAAGCAGTGGAACGCCGAGTACGTGCCCGACGACGCCGACGACCCGATGGCGCCCGAGGGCCGCGTGATGGAGATGCTGTCCGAGCACCAGTGCGAGGGCTGGCTCGAGGGCTACCTGCTGACCGGGCGCCACGGCCTGTTCAACTCCTACGAGGCGTTCATCCACATCATCGACTCGATGGTCAACCAGCACGCCAAGTGGCTCAAGGTGACCAACGAGATCGAGTGGCGCCGTCCGATCGCCTCGCTCAACTACCTGCTGTCGAGCCACGTGTGGCGTCAGGACCACAACGGCTTCTCGCATCAGGATCCGGGCTTCATCGACCACATGGTCAACAAGAAGGCCGAGATCGTGCGGGTGTACCTGCCGCCGGACGCCAACACGCTGCTGTCGACGTTCGACCACTGCCTGCGGTCGCGCCAGTACGTCAACGTGGTCGTGGCCGGCAAGCAGCCCAACCCGAACTGGCTCACGATGGACGAGGCCGTCACGCATTGCACGCGCGGTCTGGGGATCTGGGACTGGGCGGGCACCGAGGTCGAGGGCACCGACCCCGACGTGGTGCTCGCGTGCGCGGGCGACATCCCCACGATCGAGGTGCTCGCCGCCGCCAAGATCCTGCGCGAGGAGGTCCCGGACCTCAAGGTGCGCGTGGTCAATGTCGTGGACCTGATGCGCCTGCAGGACGAGACCGAGCATCCGCACGGCCTCTCGCAGAAGGCGTTCGAAGGGATCTTCGGCGAGGACATCCCGGTGGTGTTCGCCTACCACGGCTACCCCTGGCTGATCCACCGTCTCGCGTACCGCCACGACCGGCACAGCCGGGTGCACGTGCGCGGCTACAAGGAGGAGGGCACCACCACCACGCCGTTCGACATGCTCATGCGCAACGACACCGACCGGTTCCACCTCGTGATGGACGTGATCGACCGGGTCGACGAGCTCGGCACGCGCTTCGCCTCCCTCCGCCAGCGGATGGAGGACGAGCGGATCCGCGCCCGCGCCTACGCGTACGCGCACGGCGAGGACCTGCCCGAGGTCTCGCAGTGGCAGTGGGACGACAACGCCGACCTGGCCGATCCGTCGGCCGGGACGATCGCCTCGCCCGCGACCGCGACCACCGGCGGGGACAACGAGTGA
- a CDS encoding MFS transporter has translation MTTPGTSVEPGSTSGAAFEATPTRDATTLHPPLRRWAAVAAIGIGIFTLVTIEELPIGVLTLIADDLGVSRGVVGLAVTLPGVLAAVIALVAPVITRRLDRRLVLVLALAAVVVSCGLSVLSTGMYSLLFSRIFAGIAIGLYWPAMPVITVRQVPAERSAAALTVAFAGTGGALVLGVPLASWLGSQLGWRESFMVVGGIALLVLVAVLLLVRPVHADEPTHLGDLLAAFQRRGVRYAVVMAGLLVSGQFLTYSYVSPLLQEAAGLEVDAVAPMLLVFGVAGLIGNFAAAPLLRRSPGAAVITISVGIAAALLAIELLVHGPSLAVVLVAVWGLFGGAISVVMQTFVTRYAGRYEESATALNSTIFNLSIAMGALVGGRLIDTFGVRAPAWVSVVLIACAGVLAVRWIVTGGQRRQDEIAA, from the coding sequence ATGACCACCCCCGGCACGTCCGTCGAGCCCGGAAGCACCTCCGGCGCAGCCTTCGAGGCCACACCGACGAGAGACGCCACCACCCTCCACCCGCCCCTTCGCCGATGGGCGGCCGTCGCCGCGATCGGCATCGGCATCTTCACCCTCGTGACGATCGAGGAGCTGCCGATCGGCGTGCTCACCCTGATCGCCGACGACCTCGGCGTGAGCCGCGGCGTCGTCGGGCTCGCCGTGACGCTGCCCGGCGTGCTCGCGGCCGTGATCGCGCTCGTGGCGCCCGTCATCACCCGTCGGCTCGACCGTCGTCTCGTGCTGGTCCTCGCGCTCGCCGCGGTCGTCGTCTCGTGCGGCCTCTCCGTGCTGTCGACCGGCATGTACTCCCTGCTGTTCTCGCGCATCTTCGCGGGCATCGCGATCGGCCTGTACTGGCCGGCGATGCCCGTCATCACGGTGCGCCAGGTGCCTGCCGAGCGCTCGGCTGCCGCCCTCACCGTCGCCTTCGCCGGCACGGGCGGGGCGCTCGTGCTCGGCGTGCCGCTCGCCTCGTGGCTCGGCTCGCAGCTCGGATGGCGCGAGTCGTTCATGGTGGTCGGGGGCATCGCCCTGCTCGTGCTGGTGGCGGTCCTGCTGCTGGTCCGACCCGTGCACGCCGACGAGCCCACGCATCTGGGCGACCTGCTGGCGGCCTTCCAGCGCCGCGGCGTGCGCTACGCGGTGGTGATGGCAGGGCTGCTCGTGTCCGGACAGTTCCTGACCTACAGCTACGTGAGCCCCCTGCTGCAGGAGGCCGCCGGCCTCGAGGTCGACGCGGTGGCACCGATGCTGCTCGTGTTCGGCGTCGCGGGCCTGATCGGCAACTTCGCGGCCGCCCCGCTGCTGCGGCGCTCCCCGGGTGCCGCGGTCATCACGATCTCGGTCGGCATCGCCGCCGCGCTGCTCGCGATCGAGCTGCTCGTCCACGGCCCCTCGCTCGCAGTGGTCCTGGTGGCGGTGTGGGGCCTGTTCGGCGGGGCGATCTCGGTCGTCATGCAGACCTTCGTCACCCGGTACGCGGGCCGCTACGAGGAGTCGGCGACGGCGCTGAACTCGACGATCTTCAACCTCTCGATCGCGATGGGCGCCCTCGTGGGCGGCCGCCTCATCGACACCTTCGGGGTGCGGGCGCCGGCCTGGGTCTCCGTCGTGCTGATCGCGTGCGCCGGCGTGCTCGCCGTGCGCTGGATCGTGACGGGCGGACAGCGCCGCCAGGACGAGATCGCCGCCTGA
- a CDS encoding acylphosphatase → MIRRIVRVRGRVQGVGFRMSAAMRAEQLGVTGTVRNLFDGTVEADVEGEDDAVEAMVAWLRSGPPSAAVERVDVREDTPRGASSFRVTG, encoded by the coding sequence ATGATCCGTCGCATCGTCCGTGTCCGCGGCCGCGTCCAGGGCGTCGGCTTCCGCATGTCCGCCGCGATGAGGGCGGAGCAGCTCGGGGTCACCGGCACCGTGCGCAACCTGTTCGACGGCACCGTCGAGGCCGACGTCGAGGGCGAGGACGACGCCGTCGAGGCGATGGTGGCGTGGCTCCGCTCGGGGCCGCCGAGCGCGGCGGTCGAGCGCGTCGACGTGCGCGAGGACACTCCGCGCGGGGCGTCCTCCTTCCGGGTGACGGGCTGA
- a CDS encoding DUF808 domain-containing protein yields the protein MAGGLAALLDDVAALARMAAASTDDVAAASARASVKAAGVVVDDAAVTPQYVRGIEPRRELPIIGRIALGSLRNKLLIILPVALLLSQFAPWALTPLLMLGGTYLSYEGAEKIWELIRGHAPEQAAAEQGADAEKRIVSGAVRTDLILSAEIMVISLNEVASAPLVQRAVILVVVGIVMTALVYGAVGLLVKMDDVGLAMTRRDAAGAQRVGRSLVTAMPTVMTVISYVGMVAMLWVGGHIVLTGTHELGLEHPYAWVHHLEEAAGHVAGVGGVLAWLAGTLCSTVVGAIWGALVLGIVHLLPIGRGHEKA from the coding sequence ATGGCAGGTGGCCTGGCCGCCCTTCTCGACGACGTCGCCGCCCTGGCCCGCATGGCCGCCGCGAGCACCGACGACGTGGCCGCCGCCTCGGCGCGCGCGAGCGTCAAGGCGGCGGGGGTGGTCGTCGACGACGCCGCCGTCACCCCGCAGTACGTGCGCGGCATCGAGCCCCGTCGGGAGCTGCCGATCATCGGCCGGATCGCGCTCGGCTCCCTGCGCAACAAGCTGCTGATCATCCTGCCGGTCGCGCTCCTGCTGAGCCAGTTCGCCCCGTGGGCGCTCACGCCCCTGCTCATGCTCGGCGGCACCTACCTGTCCTACGAGGGCGCCGAGAAGATCTGGGAGCTGATCCGCGGCCACGCCCCCGAGCAGGCGGCGGCCGAGCAGGGGGCCGACGCCGAGAAGCGCATCGTCTCCGGCGCCGTCCGCACCGACCTCATCCTGTCCGCGGAGATCATGGTCATCTCGCTGAACGAGGTCGCGAGCGCTCCCCTCGTGCAGCGGGCCGTGATCCTGGTCGTGGTCGGCATCGTCATGACGGCGCTCGTCTACGGGGCCGTCGGCCTGCTCGTGAAGATGGACGACGTGGGCCTGGCCATGACCCGCCGCGACGCGGCCGGCGCCCAGCGGGTGGGCCGCTCGCTCGTGACGGCGATGCCGACCGTCATGACCGTCATCAGCTACGTGGGCATGGTCGCGATGCTGTGGGTGGGCGGGCACATCGTGCTCACCGGCACCCACGAGCTCGGGCTCGAGCACCCCTACGCCTGGGTCCACCACCTCGAGGAGGCCGCCGGCCACGTGGCGGGCGTCGGCGGCGTGCTCGCCTGGCTCGCCGGGACCCTGTGCTCGACCGTGGTCGGCGCGATCTGGGGCGCGCTCGTGCTCGGCATCGTGCACCTGCTGCCCATCGGACGAGGCCACGAGAAGGCCTAG
- a CDS encoding SDR family oxidoreductase, translating to MDIALIGGHGKVALLAEPLLTQAGHTVDAVIRNPDQAADVEATGARPVVADIQSLDAAGWDRLLEGKDAVVWAAGAGGGDPQRTWAIDRDAAIASMDAAERNGVSRYVMVSYFGAGPDHGVPEDDSFYAYAQAKSEADAHLANTGVAWTILRPSALTLEEPSLQIDAGAEKPARVSRGNAAFVIAEAVGRSDLGGVIVSFNDGDTSVSDALDEAAESD from the coding sequence ATGGACATCGCACTCATCGGAGGACATGGCAAGGTCGCGCTGCTCGCGGAGCCGCTGCTCACGCAGGCGGGGCACACCGTCGACGCGGTCATCCGCAATCCGGACCAGGCGGCGGACGTGGAGGCCACCGGCGCTCGTCCGGTCGTCGCCGACATCCAGTCGCTCGACGCGGCGGGCTGGGACCGGCTGCTCGAGGGCAAGGACGCGGTCGTCTGGGCTGCCGGCGCCGGGGGCGGCGATCCGCAGCGCACGTGGGCCATCGACCGCGACGCCGCGATCGCCTCGATGGACGCCGCGGAACGCAACGGCGTCTCCCGCTACGTGATGGTCTCCTACTTCGGGGCCGGGCCGGATCACGGCGTGCCCGAGGACGACTCGTTCTACGCGTACGCGCAGGCCAAGTCCGAGGCCGATGCGCACCTCGCCAACACGGGCGTCGCGTGGACGATCCTGCGGCCGAGCGCCCTCACCCTCGAGGAGCCCAGCCTCCAGATCGACGCGGGTGCCGAGAAGCCCGCGCGCGTCAGCCGCGGCAACGCCGCGTTCGTGATCGCCGAGGCCGTCGGCCGCAGCGACCTGGGCGGCGTGATCGTGTCGTTCAACGACGGCGACACGAGCGTGTCCGACGCCCTCGACGAGGCCGCCGAGTCGGACTGA